The Aquila chrysaetos chrysaetos chromosome 16, bAquChr1.4, whole genome shotgun sequence genome has a segment encoding these proteins:
- the ADM gene encoding pro-adrenomedullin isoform X2 codes for MKLVHVALLCLGSVTFFGVDAARVDVATEFKRKWTKWALSRAKRDVKPSGALRGLGAAADVQPLIRTQDVKEDPRVSHPSREDAHIRVKRYRQSINSFPHFQAIRTGCRFGTCTVQKLAHQIYQLTDKDKDDAAPASKISPQGYGRRRRSLPEGRSPARSPQAERRPRTRRAQPLAPVLGV; via the exons ATGAAACTAGTTCACGTAGCCCTGCTCTGTCTCGGCTCCGTGACTTTCTTCGGGGTGGATGCTGCAAGGGTGGACGTAGCGACAGAGTTCAAAAGAAA ATGGACGAAATGGGCACTGAGCCGAGCCAAGCGGGACGTGAAGCCTTCGGGCGCGCTCcgagggctgggggcagccgcCGACGTGCAGCCTCTCATACGGACCCAGGACGTGAAGGAGGATCCCCGAGTCTCGCATCCCAG CCGGGAGGATGCTCACATCCGCGTCAAGCGCTACCGCCAGAGCATTAACAGCTTCCCCCACTTCCAAGCCATCCGCACGGGGTGCCGCTTCGGGACGTGCACGGTGCAGAAGCTGGCGCACCAGATCTACCAGCTGACCGACAAGGATAAGGACGACGCCGCCCCCGCCAGCAAGATCAGCCCCCAGGGCTACGGCCGCAGGCGGCGCTCCCTGCCCGAGGGCCGCAGCCCGGCGCGCTCCCCCCAGGCCGAGCGGCGCCCCCGGACGCGGCGGGCGCAGCCCCTCGCCCCCGTCCTCGGTGTCTGA
- the ADM gene encoding pro-adrenomedullin isoform X1 — translation MKLVHVALLCLGSVTFFGVDAARVDVATEFKRKWTKWALSRAKRDVKPSGALRGLGAAADVQPLIRTQDVKEDPRVSHPSSREDAHIRVKRYRQSINSFPHFQAIRTGCRFGTCTVQKLAHQIYQLTDKDKDDAAPASKISPQGYGRRRRSLPEGRSPARSPQAERRPRTRRAQPLAPVLGV, via the exons ATGAAACTAGTTCACGTAGCCCTGCTCTGTCTCGGCTCCGTGACTTTCTTCGGGGTGGATGCTGCAAGGGTGGACGTAGCGACAGAGTTCAAAAGAAA ATGGACGAAATGGGCACTGAGCCGAGCCAAGCGGGACGTGAAGCCTTCGGGCGCGCTCcgagggctgggggcagccgcCGACGTGCAGCCTCTCATACGGACCCAGGACGTGAAGGAGGATCCCCGAGTCTCGCATCCCAG CAGCCGGGAGGATGCTCACATCCGCGTCAAGCGCTACCGCCAGAGCATTAACAGCTTCCCCCACTTCCAAGCCATCCGCACGGGGTGCCGCTTCGGGACGTGCACGGTGCAGAAGCTGGCGCACCAGATCTACCAGCTGACCGACAAGGATAAGGACGACGCCGCCCCCGCCAGCAAGATCAGCCCCCAGGGCTACGGCCGCAGGCGGCGCTCCCTGCCCGAGGGCCGCAGCCCGGCGCGCTCCCCCCAGGCCGAGCGGCGCCCCCGGACGCGGCGGGCGCAGCCCCTCGCCCCCGTCCTCGGTGTCTGA